Below is a window of Candidatus Poribacteria bacterium DNA.
CCCAGATACCCTCATCCGTAAAGGTCGAGTTTAACATGCATCCCGTATTTCTCTATGAACTCACGTCTTGGACCGACGCTTTCGCCCATAAGCGCCGTGAAGATCCTATCGGCCTCGACCACGTCCTCGAGCTTCACGTGGATCAAGACCCTGGTGTTCGGGTCCATGGTCGTCTCCCTCAGTTGATCGGCGTTCATCTCGCCTAGCCCCTTATACCGTTGTATCGTGACGCCTTTCTTTCCGATCTCCAACATCTGATCCATCATCCCCCAGATCGTGCGCGCCTTTTGCTTCTTCGATCCGTCGTCTATGACGAACACCGGCTCGACCGACTCATCCTCCTCTCTGCCCCTCATGAAGTCCTCGGGCAGAATACCATACTCCCTGAGCATGTCCACGTATCTGTCGAGCTCCTCTATCTCGGGCATATCCGAGACATCCTCCACCATCGTCTCATCGCCGGATTCCTTGAGCAGCTCGAGCTGCTTTTCGATGTCGCCGCTCCTGAGCTCCGAGAGCAGCTCCTCAACCTCATCCTCGAATCTATAGAACTCCCCTTCCCCCGTTTTAACCCTGTACAGAGCCACCTTCCTTTCATCTCGGAACCTACGGGCCAGGAATTCGTCTATATCGATTCCCTTCCTGTTCAACTCGTTCAGCCTCTTCTCTATCTCTCTGATCCACGCTATGATATCCCTGAGCTGGAGCTCGGTGTAAGGTCTATCCCTCCTGAGATTTCTGAGGGTAACGGAGTCGAGGGCCAGCTCGAGGAGGAAATCCGTCATCTGTTCCTCGCTGTTGATATATTGCTCCTTTCTGCCTTTCCTGACCCTATAAAGCGGAGGTTGGGCGATGTATATGTTGCCGTTCATAACCAACTGGGGCATATGTCTGAAGAAGAAGGTCAGAAGCAGTGTTCTGATGTGGGCTCCGTCGATATCCGCGTCTGTCATAATCACTATCTTATTGTACCGCAGCTTAGATATGTCGAAGTCGTCCTGGCCGATACCTGTTCCCAGGGCGGTGATTATGTCCTCGATCTCCTTATTGGACAGGACCTTATCGAGCCGCCATTTCTCCACGTTGATTATCTTTCCCCTCAACGGCAGGACGGCTTGATATCTTCTATCCCTGCCCTGTTTGGCTGTTCCGCCGGCGGAATCACCCTCGACGATGAAAAGCTCACACAGCTCGGGGTCCCTTTCGGAACAATCGGCGAGCTTCGTCGGGAGCGATGAGCTGTCCAGGACGCTTTTCCTTCGGGTGAGCTCCCTCGCCTTTCTGGCCGCCTCTCTCGCCTGGGCGGCAAGGATGCTTTTCTGGATGATCTTCCTGGCTATGTCAGGATTCTCCTCCAGGTACAGTGAAAGCTGCTCGTTTATGAGGGATTCGACGATTCCCGCCACCTCGGTGTTTCCCAGTGCCCCTTTCGTCTGTCCCTCGAACTGCGGGTTCGGAAGTTTGACGCTTATGACGGCGGTAAGCCCCTCCCTGATATCCTCGCCGGAGAGCCTCACCTTGGAGTTTTTCAGCAGATCGTTAGACCTAGCGTAATTGTTGAAAACCCTGGTTAGCCCCGATTTGAACCCGCTCACATGTGTTCCGCCGTTGTGGGTGTTGGCGTTGTTAGCGTATGAGAAGATGTTCTCGGAGTATCCGTCGTTGAACTGCATGGCGATCTCGACGAACACGTCGTTCCGCTCCCCATGGATGTATATCGGCGGGTCATGAAGGACGTTTTTGTTCTGATTGAGATATTGGACGAAGGAGACGATCCCGCCCTCATAGTGGAAAACCTTTGGCTCCCTTACGCTTCCGTCCTCCAGAACCCTTTCATCTCTGAAGATTATCTTGATCCCCTTATTGAGGAAAGCCAACTCCCTCAGCCTCTTGGTGAGGACATCATGGTCGAATTCAACCGTTTCAAAGATCGTTCTATCGGGCATAAACGTGATGGTCGTTCCGGTCCTGGTGCTAACCCCGGTTATCTCCACGGGCCCCTGAGGTATCCCGCGCCGGTACTTCTGCTGATATACCTTTCCATCCCGGCGAACCTCTGCGATCAACCATTCCGAGAGGGCGTTGACACAGCAATCGCCGACGCCGTGCAATCCGGATGCGGTTTTGTATCCCACGTTATTTCTGCCGTCGAACTTGCCGCCGGAATGCAGGACGGTCATAACCACCTCCAAGGTCGATTTTCCCAAGGTCGGGTGGGGATCAACGGGAATACCTCTTCCGTTATCGGAGACCGATACGCTTCCATCGGGATGGATCACCACCTCTATCTCGGAGCAGAAACCGGCTATCGCCTCATCTATGGCGTTATCGACGAGCTCCGTGACGAGATGATGAAGCCCGGCGGGGCCGGTGGTGCCGATGAACATGCCGGGTCGTTTCCTGATAGCCTCCAATCCTTCGAGAACCTGGATATCTTCGGCGGTGTATTTGATCTCTCCCATATGAGCCGTTAACCTCCGGTTAAGGATTTCCTCCATTTGTTGAGTTTAAGCTGGCCGATGATCGCCCTCCTGATAACCTCTCTGGTCTCCTCGTCCTCGACTCCCTGAGCTATCTCATCGGCCATTGAGAGCTCCTCATCGGTGAGCTCGATATGACTTATATCTCCGTAAAGCGGATTCTCCTCGACCTCTTCCCTCGACTCCGGCTGTTTAATCACTCCCAGCTTAAATTCTATATCCCTGACGATCCCCTCCCCCAAAAGTTCCTCATATCTTTTGATACACTCCTCTTTCCTGAGCCTCATGTCCGTCAGCAACACTGAATTGGAGACGATGACCGTAAGCTTTCCATCTTTGATCTGCGTCGCCCGTGAGAACTTAGAGGCAACCGAACCGACCACGTCCGACCATCTGATGAGGGCCATTTTGGTATCGATCCACCCTTTCATCCCTTTGGCCTTTATGACCTCATCGAGAATTTCCCTTATCCTCTGCATTTCACCGTTCCCTCGATAACATCGAAGATATCAAATTCACCCGAAATGGCGAGCTCATCCAGATGGGTGGTGGTCAGAAATATCTGGGCGTCGACCTCATTTAGCATTTCGTACAACAACGAAGCCCTAGTTGAATCGAGCTCAGAAGCCACATCATCCAGCAGTATCAACGGATTTTTGCCCGTCTCATCTTTTATCATCCTGTACTCGGAGATCCTCAGGGAAAGGGATATCGTTCTCTGCTGTCCCTGAGAGCAAAATCGTCTCGCATCCACCCCATTCAGATATATCCCCAGATCATCTCTGTGAGGGCCCACCGAGGTGCTTCCGCGGGTTATATCATACTCCCTAGCCTCCTCCAGGGAAGAGGTCAGTAACTCTTTTAATTCAACGTTTGAAGCGTCATAACCGTTGACAAGATAGGTTAAATTCAGGTTTTCTCCTCCTGAAAGCTCGGAATGGATTTCACGAGCATAAGAGGCGATCCTATCAACGACTGCCAGTCTCCTTTCAACTACCTTCAGGCCGTAATCCAGGAGCTGCTCGTCCCATATCGTCAGAAGATAGCGATCAACCATGCCATCTCTTATCTGCTTGAGAAGCTCGTTTCGCTGTCTGAGGACGGCCTGATAGGATTGAAGGTCATGGAGGTAAACCCGATCCAGCTGGGATATAAGGATATCAAGGAATTTCCTCCTTTCGGCCGGAGCTCCTTTGACGATCTGGAGGGACTCCGGAGAGAATATAACCACCTTGGCGATTCCTATCAGGTCCGAGAGCCTTTCCACCGATTTGCCGTTGAATCTCGCCCGTTTCCTGCCATCCAGGAGGTTCACCAGCTCGATATCGAAGTGATCTCCGTCCGATTCAAATTTCCCCTTGAGATAGAACCCCTGTTCTCCCGAGAGGATCATCTCCTCATCCCGATGGGTCCTATGGGATTTGCAGGTGCACAGACAGTAGATCGCCTCCAACAGGTTGGTTTTACCTTGAGCGTTGCCCCCCACCAGGATGTTCACGCTTTTGTTGAAGGTCAGGCTCTGCCCCCGATAGTTTCTGAAGTTTCTCAGGGTTAACCCTCTCAGGAACAAAAGCCATCACTCCATCCTCATCGGCATGATGAGGTAGATGTAGTTATCCGAATCTGACGGTCTAGCTAAAGCAGGGCTGAGAGGTTCGTTGAACTCGAACACGATCTCCTCGCAGTTTATATTCCTCAGCACGTCTGAGATATATCTGGCCATGAAGGCGATCTTGATCTGGCCGGTGCTCTCTTTGAGCTCCATTTCCTCGTAGGCTGAGCCGAAATCGGGCGTGTTTGCCGAGAGGGCGAGCTTGTCCTCGGAGATATCCATAACGATCATCAGCGTCTTCGGATCGGCCAGAAGGGAGACTCGTCTGACGGCGCCGAGCATCTCCTGGGTGTCGGCGACGATCCTTATCTCGCTGGTCTTGGGTATTATAGCCTCATAATCGGGGAAATTGCCCTCGATAAGGCGGGAGACGAGCGTCTTATCCTCCCCCTGGAACATGATCTGGTTCTCCTGTATGAACACCCTGATTTCACCTGCGCCTTCGAAGTTTTTGGCGAACTCGTTAACGGCCTTCAGCGGAATTATGACCCCCATCTCCTCCTCTACCGGTGTCTCCATGCGCTCGCTCATCATAGCCAGTCGCCTTCTATCGGAGGCAACCATCCTGACGCTATCCGGAGTGAGATGGAAATATACGCCGTCATAAAATCCGCCCTCCTCGGCTGAGGCAGCAAACGAGGTTCTTCCTATCATCCCCACCAATACATCGGAGTCCATCACGAGGTAATCCTCCGACGGCTCTGGAAAGGAAGGAAACTCGTCGGATGGAAGACCGACTATCTTGTACGAGCCTCGATCATAGGTGATCTCGACCCGATCGTTGGCCAAAGTGGTTATTCTCACCTCATCTGACGGCAGTTCACGGACTATTTCGAGGAACTTCCGCACTGGTATGGTTATCGATCCTTCCTCTTCGACCGTGCCTGGCACTTTGAGTTTGATTCCCACCTCCAGGTCGGTTGCAGCCATAACTATGCCCTCATCTCCTGCGGATATGAGGGTGTTGGATAGGATTGGGATCGTGTTTCTGGTGGCTGCTATGCTTTGGAGCCTCTGTAAGGCTCTAAGGAGCTCATCTCTCTGAAAGTTCAGTTCCATTTTCTCACCCTAATTTTAAGTTTAGTTTCAACAATTATTTTCACTTTGTTCTCCACCCTAACCCCTTGTATATCTATAGTAAGGGGTATATCTATATACTAGCTATTACTACTATATAGTATATAATAAATAATAATAGTAGTAGTAGGGGCTGTGGAAAAGTGGAAAAGTGGCACGAAGCCAGACGGTGACTGGGATCTCGCTGTGGAAAACCTGTGAATTGTTTTCCACAATTTTTCCACATTTCCACAACGCCTCTGATTTGTCCACAATCAAAAAAATTTTATCCACAGGTTTTCACCGGTT
It encodes the following:
- the dnaN gene encoding DNA polymerase III subunit beta, giving the protein MELNFQRDELLRALQRLQSIAATRNTIPILSNTLISAGDEGIVMAATDLEVGIKLKVPGTVEEEGSITIPVRKFLEIVRELPSDEVRITTLANDRVEITYDRGSYKIVGLPSDEFPSFPEPSEDYLVMDSDVLVGMIGRTSFAASAEEGGFYDGVYFHLTPDSVRMVASDRRRLAMMSERMETPVEEEMGVIIPLKAVNEFAKNFEGAGEIRVFIQENQIMFQGEDKTLVSRLIEGNFPDYEAIIPKTSEIRIVADTQEMLGAVRRVSLLADPKTLMIVMDISEDKLALSANTPDFGSAYEEMELKESTGQIKIAFMARYISDVLRNINCEEIVFEFNEPLSPALARPSDSDNYIYLIMPMRME
- the gyrB gene encoding DNA topoisomerase (ATP-hydrolyzing) subunit B, encoding MGEIKYTAEDIQVLEGLEAIRKRPGMFIGTTGPAGLHHLVTELVDNAIDEAIAGFCSEIEVVIHPDGSVSVSDNGRGIPVDPHPTLGKSTLEVVMTVLHSGGKFDGRNNVGYKTASGLHGVGDCCVNALSEWLIAEVRRDGKVYQQKYRRGIPQGPVEITGVSTRTGTTITFMPDRTIFETVEFDHDVLTKRLRELAFLNKGIKIIFRDERVLEDGSVREPKVFHYEGGIVSFVQYLNQNKNVLHDPPIYIHGERNDVFVEIAMQFNDGYSENIFSYANNANTHNGGTHVSGFKSGLTRVFNNYARSNDLLKNSKVRLSGEDIREGLTAVISVKLPNPQFEGQTKGALGNTEVAGIVESLINEQLSLYLEENPDIARKIIQKSILAAQAREAARKARELTRRKSVLDSSSLPTKLADCSERDPELCELFIVEGDSAGGTAKQGRDRRYQAVLPLRGKIINVEKWRLDKVLSNKEIEDIITALGTGIGQDDFDISKLRYNKIVIMTDADIDGAHIRTLLLTFFFRHMPQLVMNGNIYIAQPPLYRVRKGRKEQYINSEEQMTDFLLELALDSVTLRNLRRDRPYTELQLRDIIAWIREIEKRLNELNRKGIDIDEFLARRFRDERKVALYRVKTGEGEFYRFEDEVEELLSELRSGDIEKQLELLKESGDETMVEDVSDMPEIEELDRYVDMLREYGILPEDFMRGREEDESVEPVFVIDDGSKKQKARTIWGMMDQMLEIGKKGVTIQRYKGLGEMNADQLRETTMDPNTRVLIHVKLEDVVEADRIFTALMGESVGPRREFIEKYGMHVKLDLYG
- the recF gene encoding DNA replication/repair protein RecF, whose product is MFLRGLTLRNFRNYRGQSLTFNKSVNILVGGNAQGKTNLLEAIYCLCTCKSHRTHRDEEMILSGEQGFYLKGKFESDGDHFDIELVNLLDGRKRARFNGKSVERLSDLIGIAKVVIFSPESLQIVKGAPAERRKFLDILISQLDRVYLHDLQSYQAVLRQRNELLKQIRDGMVDRYLLTIWDEQLLDYGLKVVERRLAVVDRIASYAREIHSELSGGENLNLTYLVNGYDASNVELKELLTSSLEEAREYDITRGSTSVGPHRDDLGIYLNGVDARRFCSQGQQRTISLSLRISEYRMIKDETGKNPLILLDDVASELDSTRASLLYEMLNEVDAQIFLTTTHLDELAISGEFDIFDVIEGTVKCRG
- a CDS encoding DUF721 domain-containing protein, giving the protein MQRIREILDEVIKAKGMKGWIDTKMALIRWSDVVGSVASKFSRATQIKDGKLTVIVSNSVLLTDMRLRKEECIKRYEELLGEGIVRDIEFKLGVIKQPESREEVEENPLYGDISHIELTDEELSMADEIAQGVEDEETREVIRRAIIGQLKLNKWRKSLTGG